A region of Solea solea chromosome 7, fSolSol10.1, whole genome shotgun sequence DNA encodes the following proteins:
- the akap1b gene encoding A kinase (PRKA) anchor protein 1b, which translates to MPLRFRSVVPYTLPGVLALIGWWWYISRKKERLISHGSPEGAPTDTAIITSPAEGSNGLVEKGTISPTNDTECHTNTSPNVTSQKTDNENISHIHVQDTEAAPLLRQGSDEGVAHPGRREEVLKPSVLTQPSSGKEETLLVSLKDNKDVEESLSFDVVIEPEEQQLKDPASALASSVEEVILPCQSNEVTISPTTTTYLSDAERPEPEGEVAKHHSTINTQDEVIVCAVTPAKLQRVVPSEAVSQDTPPSLQDFHQHILTSTPATADPTAIALTTAQESLTLSVTPEDIQMQSNSGGEQDLELLAAGLIYGVISAATQEILGVTRCQITDNSQPSCSSGNNSSPPLASSRQCSKQEPITTTQQQHHLLTSSMPINGESTETPGKEQQGMTNGCSSAPVWEPVEISHRDHETDNDQAGHWPTATQDAAQSMPLLNMKLTGDEAAVLAEDSACSTCHSEDGISSEDLHNSTLDNQIDVIQVTDLSEKEAEQTQSLAETSTEAAGLPVTDENSVDSVCEIKRLNGVGLRNGAHGTCDMETDQDQSGGSDVNSMDSVDSGCTMGTGESQSNHAASLTSELAIWEIEVPKHLVGRLIGKQGRFVSFIKQNSGAKIYISTLPYTQDFQICHIEGVQQQVDKALSLIGKKFKDLDMTNLYAPPPPALTLPSLPMTSWLLLPSGVTVEVIVVNIVSAGHVFVQQHTHPTYHALRSLDQQMFLCYSQPGTPALPSPVEVGVICAAPAVEGAWWRAQVITFYKESNEVEIRYVDYGGYDRVKIDSLRQIRSDFVTLPFQGAEVLLDNIAPLPGEDRFSPEATSALEEMTRAVPLLAQVSSYDNNTGLPLVHLWNMVGDEVISVNRTLAERSLGVWVEGFLN; encoded by the exons ATGCCGCTGAGGTTTCGCTCTGTTGTACCTTACACACTACCCGGAGTACTTGCACTAATCGGCTGGTGGTGGTACATCTCACGGAAGAAAGAACGACTCATCAGTCATGGCAGCCCAGAGGGGGCTCCAACTGATACAGCCATTATAACATCTCCAGCAGAGGGTAGCAATGGTTTGGTTGAAAAAGGCACCATATCCCCCACAAATGACACTGAATGCCACACCAACACATCTCCAAATGTCACCAGCCAGAAAACggataatgaaaacatttctcatATCCATGTTCAGGACACTGAAGCAGCACCTTTATTAAGACAAGGTTCTGATGAAGGTGTTGCTCATCCTGGCAGAAGAGAAGAAGTCCTGAAGCCTTCTGTCTTGACTCAGCCATCATCTGGCAAAGAAGAAACCCTGCTGGTGTCATTGAAAGACAATAAAGATGTAGAGGAAAGCTTGTCATTTGATGTGGTCATAGAGCCAGAGGAACAGCAGCTCAAGGATCCAGCCTCTGCTTTAGCATCATCGGTAGAGGAGGTCATCCTGCCTTGCCAGTCTAATGAAGTCACCATCTCCCCCACCACAACAACCTACCTTTCTGATGCAGAGAGGCCTGAGCCAGAGGGAGAGGTTGCAAAGCACCACAGCACTATTAATACACAAGATGAGGTCATTGTTTGTGCAGTCACCCCAGCCAAATTGCAGAGAGTGGTCCCATCAGAGGCCGTCTCTCAAGATACACCACCTTCGTTGCAGGATTTCCACCAACACATTCTAACGAGCACACCAGCCACTGCAGACCCAACTGCCATTGCTTTGACCACGGCGCAAGAGTCCCTCACCTTATCCGTGACCCCAGAGGACATCCAAATGCAGAGCAACAGTGGAGGTGAGCAGGATCTGGAACTTCTGGCAGCTGGACTCATTTATGGGGTCATCTCGGCAGCCACCCAGGAGATTCTTGGTGTCACCAGGTGCCAGATCACAGACAACAGCCAGCCCAGCTGCAGCAGCGGCAACAATAGCAGTCCACCACTGGCTAGCAGCAGACAATGCTCCAAACAGGAgccaataacaacaacacagcagcaacatcaCCTGCTGACAAGTTCCATGCCGATCAACGGCGAGTCTACAGAGACACCAGGAAAAGAACAGCAGGGGATGACCAATGGATGCTCCTCAGCACCTGTATGGGAGCCTGTTGAGATCAGTCATAGGGATCATGAGACAGACAATGATCAGGCAGGCCACTGGCCTACAGCAACACAGGACGCAGCACAGAGCATGCCTCTGCTAAACATGAAACTGACAGGTGACGAAGCAGCCGTGCTGGCTGAGGACTCAGCTTGCAGCACATGCCACTCTGAGGACGGCATCAGTAGCGAAGACCTCCACAACAGCACGTTGGACAACCAAATAGATGTGATCCAAGTTACAGACTTGTCAGAAAAGGAAGCAGAACAGACTCAGTCACTAGCTGAGACCTCCACAGAGGCAGCCGGTTTGCCCGTAACAGATGAAAACTCAGTGGATTCTGTATGTGAGATAAAGAGGCTCAACGGAGTGGGTCTGAGGAATGGAGCTCATGGGACATGTGACATGGAGACGGACCAGGACCAGTCTGGAG GCTCTGATGTGAATAGTATGGACTCCGTTGACAGCGGCTGCACTATGGGTACAGGGGAAAGCCAGAGCAACCATGCTGCTTCCTTGACCTCTGAGCTTGCTATTTGGGAGATAGAGGTGCCAAAG CATCTTGTCGGACGGTTAATCGGGAAGCAGGGGAGATTTGTGAGTTTCATCAAGCAGAACTCTGGTGCAAAGATCTACATCTCCACCCTGCCTTACACACAGGACTTCCAGATATGTCATATAGAGG GTGTACAGCAGCAGGTTGACAAAGCCCTGTCGTTGATTGGGAAGAAGTTTAAAGATCTGGACATGACAAACCTATATGCACCTCCACCACCTGCACTCACATTGCCATCACTTCCCATGACTTCCTGG CTCCTGCTTCCCAGTGGAGTGACCGTTGAAGTGATAGTGGTGAACATTGTGTCAGCCGGTCACGTCTTTGTCCAGCAGCACACTCACCCTACCTACCACGCCCTGCGAAGTCTCGACCAGCAGATGTTCCTCTGCTACTCCCAGCCCGGCACCCCGGCCTTGCCGTCACCTGTTGAAG TTGGTGTGATCTGTGCAGCCCCAGCGGTGGAAGGTGCCTGGTGGAGAGCTCAGGTCATCACTTTTTACAAAGAAAGCAATGAAGTGGAGATCAGATATGTTGATTACGGAGGCTACGACAGAGTAAAGATAGATTCATTACGGCAGATAAG GTCTGATTTTGTAACACTACCATTTCAAGGTGCAGAAGTACTGCTTGACAACATTGCCCCTCTTCCAG GAGAGGATCGATTTTCACCAGAGGCAACATCGGCGTTGGAGGAGATGACCAGAGCAGTGCCACTGCTTGCACAG gTATCAAGCTATGACAACAACACAGGCCTCCCACTGGTCCACCTGTGGAACATGGTTGGAGATGAG